In the Magnetospira sp. QH-2 genome, one interval contains:
- a CDS encoding ABC transporter transmembrane domain-containing protein: protein MALAHGDNGMESSLFRYILRYSKREQIILLLIIAVAFPFLYFSLDLPKTIINEAIGGDEFPQVYAWMEWEQIPFLLLLCGTFLTLVFINGGFKYFINVYRGILAERMLRRMRFQLIERTLRFPQHHFRNLSQGEIVAMVTTETEPLGGFFGEALSLPAFQGGTLITILAFIMIQDPFMGLAAIALYPVQGYIIPKLQRKVNLLGKERVKTVRKLSERLSETVAGIQDVHAHATYHYELADFSDRLGQIFDIRYRLYKKKFFIKFLNNFLAQVTPFFFFSIGGYLVIKGDLSFGALVAVLAAYKDLSSPWKELLTYYQRKEDSRIKYEQLVEQFAPPGMLNETLIDLDNREAYQPLTGRMQGANLVLEDDGGDRLVNGATLAFDTEAHVTLKGDPGNGRSDLAKLLASQITPTSGQVSVSGKKLDQLPRAHLTREITYVDQESSLRSGTIMDNLLYGLKQRPVKESDQVEERDEWLVESEAAGNSPYIIHDDWLDMGVSRPNDDDIMDRVREALWITELEADVFDIGLRMHIDIEQHPKIAEQIVHARARVRELLVERKLIDIVEIFDPSSYVTSATVAENILWGTPVDDTFSVENLSRNSYLLYTLEKTDLLAEFITRGRSIAGVMIELFADLPPGHEFFERFAFFNHEDIPEYQRIINRVAGQGVESLVEADVTRLVDLTFQVVIARHNLFELDDSFREKVLDARVQFARHMPEDLQDKIEFFDGDRYNAASSIQDNILFGKVMVDKAEAAIRAGQLLTEVIDKLELRSQILEMGLQFDVGIGGKRLNVAQRHKAALARSLIKRPRLLIANKALGGLDPTTQANIARNLRATYEDTGLLWIDDAGEDQGDDRRRPFAQTFVVDRGTVRELAANEDQRPPSPPSETQESGKGLAGQAEVLARLPFFAAMDRSTLKLIAFTSEQLTYEPGELLIRQGDFGTNAYVTLEGAVDITVNAPDGEMKVAELGSGEMIGELALLCEIPRTANVKATTKVTALSISKDTFTKLVLQNSAMAAELSKVVASRLVSTLRAQSQKASADSDKYPSVYQDLGLPNALLFEDRKQRLEAQQMRKSPKSSVLTLHWEGPEVFGGDSDEQNQAAINLIAERVKPLLRDADTLAKISDRALGVLAYGTYDEEGLEILKERITGVLETPLHSHPVALTPMDSIRLESQPIHDGKDDDSSK from the coding sequence GTGGCCTTGGCACATGGGGATAATGGCATGGAATCCAGTTTGTTCCGGTACATACTCCGGTACAGCAAGCGGGAGCAGATCATTCTGCTGCTGATCATTGCCGTGGCATTCCCATTCCTCTACTTCTCCCTCGACCTGCCCAAAACGATCATCAACGAAGCCATTGGCGGCGACGAATTCCCGCAGGTCTATGCCTGGATGGAATGGGAGCAAATCCCCTTTCTATTGCTGCTATGCGGCACCTTCCTTACCTTGGTGTTTATCAACGGCGGCTTCAAATACTTCATCAATGTCTATCGCGGAATTCTGGCCGAGCGCATGTTGCGGCGCATGCGGTTCCAGTTGATCGAACGCACTTTGCGCTTCCCTCAACACCATTTTCGCAATCTGTCCCAGGGCGAAATCGTCGCCATGGTGACAACGGAAACCGAGCCGTTGGGCGGCTTTTTCGGCGAAGCCCTGTCCCTGCCCGCTTTCCAGGGCGGTACCCTGATCACCATCCTGGCCTTCATTATGATCCAGGACCCGTTCATGGGCCTCGCCGCCATCGCCCTTTACCCGGTACAGGGCTATATCATCCCGAAGCTCCAGCGGAAAGTGAACCTGCTGGGCAAAGAACGGGTCAAGACCGTTCGCAAACTTTCCGAACGACTCAGCGAGACCGTGGCCGGCATTCAAGACGTCCATGCCCATGCCACCTATCACTATGAACTGGCTGATTTCAGCGACCGGCTCGGACAGATTTTCGACATCCGTTACCGCTTGTACAAAAAGAAGTTTTTCATCAAGTTTCTCAATAACTTCCTGGCTCAGGTCACGCCATTTTTCTTCTTTTCCATCGGCGGCTACCTCGTCATCAAGGGCGATCTTTCCTTTGGCGCGCTGGTGGCCGTGCTCGCCGCCTACAAGGATTTGTCGTCCCCTTGGAAGGAGCTTCTGACCTACTATCAGCGCAAGGAAGACTCGCGGATCAAGTATGAGCAGTTGGTCGAGCAGTTCGCCCCGCCGGGTATGCTCAACGAAACTCTGATCGACCTGGACAACAGGGAAGCCTACCAGCCGCTCACTGGCCGGATGCAGGGTGCCAACCTGGTGTTGGAGGACGACGGCGGGGACCGCTTGGTCAACGGCGCGACCCTGGCTTTCGATACGGAAGCCCACGTGACGCTGAAAGGCGATCCGGGTAACGGGCGATCCGACCTGGCAAAGCTGCTGGCCAGCCAGATTACCCCGACCAGCGGCCAGGTATCGGTATCGGGCAAAAAACTCGATCAATTGCCTCGCGCTCACCTCACCCGAGAAATTACTTATGTGGACCAGGAGTCCAGCCTGCGTAGCGGCACGATCATGGACAATCTGCTCTATGGCCTGAAACAGCGCCCGGTGAAAGAGAGCGATCAGGTGGAAGAGCGCGACGAATGGCTTGTGGAATCCGAAGCCGCTGGAAACTCACCCTATATAATCCATGATGATTGGCTGGACATGGGCGTTTCCCGTCCCAACGACGACGACATCATGGACAGAGTCCGTGAAGCCTTGTGGATTACCGAATTGGAAGCCGATGTTTTCGATATCGGCCTGCGCATGCACATCGACATTGAACAGCATCCAAAAATTGCCGAGCAGATCGTCCACGCCAGGGCCCGGGTCCGGGAATTGCTGGTGGAACGCAAACTGATCGATATTGTCGAGATCTTCGATCCCAGTAGTTATGTGACCAGCGCGACGGTGGCCGAAAACATTCTTTGGGGCACCCCGGTGGATGACACTTTCTCGGTGGAAAACCTCAGCCGCAACAGCTATCTCCTGTACACCTTGGAAAAAACTGATCTTTTAGCCGAGTTCATTACCCGAGGCCGGTCCATTGCCGGTGTGATGATCGAATTGTTTGCGGATTTGCCGCCGGGTCATGAGTTTTTTGAACGCTTTGCCTTTTTCAATCATGAAGATATCCCGGAGTATCAACGGATCATCAATCGCGTCGCCGGCCAGGGCGTGGAATCCCTGGTCGAAGCAGACGTCACTCGGCTGGTCGATCTGACGTTCCAGGTGGTCATCGCGCGTCATAACCTGTTCGAACTGGACGACTCCTTCCGTGAAAAGGTGCTTGACGCCCGGGTCCAGTTTGCCCGCCACATGCCGGAAGATCTGCAAGACAAGATCGAGTTTTTTGACGGGGACCGCTATAACGCCGCCAGCTCCATTCAAGACAACATCCTGTTCGGTAAGGTCATGGTCGACAAAGCCGAGGCGGCAATCCGAGCCGGACAATTGCTCACCGAAGTGATCGATAAGCTCGAACTGCGTTCTCAAATTCTGGAAATGGGCCTGCAATTCGATGTGGGGATCGGCGGCAAGCGGTTGAACGTCGCCCAGCGGCACAAGGCCGCCCTGGCACGCAGCCTGATCAAGCGCCCGCGCCTGTTGATCGCCAACAAGGCCCTGGGAGGTCTGGACCCAACGACTCAGGCCAATATCGCCCGCAATCTCCGCGCCACTTACGAAGATACCGGCCTGCTTTGGATTGATGATGCGGGCGAGGATCAAGGAGACGATCGTCGAAGGCCCTTTGCCCAAACTTTTGTCGTCGATCGAGGGACCGTAAGAGAGTTGGCCGCCAACGAGGACCAACGCCCCCCAAGCCCCCCCAGCGAGACACAGGAATCCGGCAAGGGTCTTGCCGGACAGGCCGAGGTCCTGGCTCGCCTGCCGTTCTTCGCGGCCATGGACCGGTCCACCTTGAAGCTCATTGCCTTTACCAGTGAACAGCTGACCTATGAACCAGGGGAACTGCTGATTCGGCAAGGGGATTTCGGCACCAATGCCTATGTGACTCTCGAAGGCGCCGTCGATATCACCGTCAACGCCCCCGACGGCGAGATGAAGGTAGCCGAACTGGGCAGTGGCGAAATGATCGGTGAGCTGGCGCTTCTGTGCGAGATCCCCCGGACCGCCAACGTCAAGGCAACCACCAAGGTCACCGCCCTCAGCATATCCAAGGATACCTTTACCAAGTTGGTGTTGCAGAATTCCGCCATGGCTGCGGAACTGTCAAAGGTCGTTGCAAGCCGCCTGGTTTCCACCTTGCGGGCGCAAAGCCAAAAAGCCAGCGCGGACTCTGACAAGTATCCCTCGGTGTATCAGGATCTCGGCCTCCCCAATGCCCTCCTGTTCGAAGACCGCAAACAGCGCTTGGAAGCGCAACAAATGCGCAAGTCGCCCAAATCCAGCGTGCTCACCCTTCATTGGGAAGGACCGGAAGTCTTTGGTGGTGACAGCGATGAACAGAATCAAGCCGCCATCAATCTCATAGCCGAGCGGGTCAAGCCGTTGCTGCGGGATGCGGATACGCTGGCCAAAATCAGTGACCGGGCATTGGGCGTGCTCGCCTATGGCACCTATGACGAAGAAGGGCTTGAGATCCTCAAGGAACGGATCACCGGTGTTTTGGAAACACCGCTCCATAGCCATCCGGTGGCCCTGACACCCATGGACAGCATCCGTCTCGAGTCACAGCCGATCCATGACGGCAAAGACGACGATTCTTCCAAGTAA
- a CDS encoding ABC transporter ATP-binding protein/permease, which translates to MKSRASIHAPQSAGQDLRTLRTTLPYLWPKDSFGLKARVVIALLLLAAGKGTNVVVPLFYKDAVDALSLEGEALLAIPLTLLLAYGATRLLALVFVELQHAVFVRVTQRAIRVVALKTFRHLHQLSLAFHLDRQTGGLSRAIERGTKGIEFLMRFMLFSVGPTLLEIALVVAVLWTLYNAWFALATLVTVGGFVVWTLVVTEWRIKFRRRMNETDQEATTKAIDSLINYETVKYFNNEEHEAQRFDRSLMAYEEAAVQSRSSLSLLNIGQGAFVSAGVTVIMVMAASGVVDGSMTVGDFVLVNTYLIQLFLPLNFLGFVYREIKRSLADLEAMFGLLESQPDISDTPDASPLPVGRGSVAFESVGFSYDGRRQVLEDVSFTIPAGGTVAVVGQSGAGKSTLSRLLFRFYDVTEGRITIDGQDLRKATQASVRAAIGVVPQDTVLFNDTVYYNIAYGRPEASQEDVEKAARMAHIHDFVAGLPDGYETRVGERGLKLSGGEKQRVAIARALLKDPAILLFDEATSSLDTQTEKTIQANLEEVARDRTTLIIAHRLSTVIHADEIIVLKAGRIIERGTHGDLLRAKGAYFRMWRRQQEVMQAQQVLNTVEEDAAL; encoded by the coding sequence GTGAAAAGCCGCGCCTCCATCCATGCGCCCCAATCCGCCGGTCAAGATCTGCGGACCCTGCGTACCACTTTGCCATATCTCTGGCCCAAGGATTCCTTTGGGCTGAAGGCAAGGGTGGTGATTGCCCTGTTGCTGTTGGCCGCGGGCAAAGGGACCAATGTGGTGGTGCCGCTATTTTATAAAGATGCAGTAGATGCCTTGTCATTGGAAGGGGAGGCCCTGTTGGCCATTCCCCTGACCTTGTTGCTGGCCTATGGCGCCACTCGGCTGCTGGCCTTGGTCTTTGTCGAGTTGCAGCATGCGGTGTTCGTGCGCGTGACCCAGCGGGCCATCCGCGTGGTGGCGCTGAAAACCTTCCGGCATTTACACCAATTGTCTTTGGCATTTCATTTGGATCGGCAGACCGGCGGCTTGTCCCGGGCCATCGAACGGGGCACCAAGGGTATCGAATTCCTGATGCGCTTCATGTTGTTTTCCGTCGGTCCGACATTGCTGGAGATTGCCCTGGTGGTGGCGGTGCTCTGGACCCTCTACAACGCCTGGTTTGCGCTGGCCACTTTGGTGACGGTGGGGGGATTCGTTGTCTGGACCCTGGTGGTTACCGAATGGCGGATCAAGTTCCGCCGCCGCATGAACGAGACCGATCAGGAAGCCACCACAAAGGCAATCGATTCCCTGATCAATTATGAAACTGTCAAATATTTCAATAATGAAGAGCATGAAGCACAACGCTTTGATCGCAGCCTGATGGCTTACGAAGAGGCCGCGGTGCAAAGCCGTTCTTCGTTGTCGTTGCTCAATATCGGGCAGGGGGCCTTTGTGTCCGCCGGCGTGACGGTGATCATGGTAATGGCGGCCTCGGGAGTTGTGGATGGCAGCATGACCGTCGGCGACTTCGTTTTGGTCAACACCTACCTGATTCAGCTTTTCCTGCCGCTGAACTTTCTTGGCTTCGTCTATCGCGAGATCAAGCGTTCGTTGGCCGATCTCGAAGCCATGTTCGGGTTGTTGGAGTCACAGCCGGATATTTCCGACACACCCGATGCTTCGCCTTTGCCGGTGGGTCGTGGAAGTGTCGCCTTCGAATCCGTGGGTTTCTCCTATGATGGACGCCGCCAGGTGCTGGAAGACGTCAGCTTCACCATTCCCGCCGGGGGGACCGTGGCGGTAGTGGGGCAGAGTGGGGCGGGAAAATCGACTCTATCTCGGTTGCTGTTTCGGTTTTACGACGTGACCGAAGGACGCATCACCATTGACGGACAGGATCTGCGGAAGGCCACTCAGGCCTCCGTGCGCGCCGCCATTGGCGTTGTGCCGCAAGACACCGTGCTGTTCAATGATACTGTCTATTACAACATCGCCTATGGTCGCCCGGAAGCCAGCCAAGAAGACGTTGAGAAGGCCGCTCGCATGGCGCATATCCATGATTTTGTCGCGGGCCTGCCCGATGGGTATGAAACCCGGGTCGGCGAACGGGGCTTGAAGCTGTCTGGGGGCGAGAAACAGCGGGTGGCCATTGCCCGTGCCTTGCTCAAGGATCCGGCGATCTTGTTGTTCGACGAAGCGACCTCATCGCTGGACACTCAGACCGAAAAGACCATTCAGGCCAACCTGGAAGAGGTGGCCCGGGACCGCACCACCTTGATCATTGCCCACCGGCTGTCGACGGTCATCCACGCCGACGAGATCATCGTGCTCAAGGCCGGACGAATCATAGAACGCGGCACCCATGGCGATTTGTTGCGGGCAAAAGGCGCCTATTTCCGCATGTGGAGGCGTCAACAAGAAGTCATGCAAGCGCAACAGGTGCTCAATACGGTCGAAGAGGATGCCGCCTTGTAA
- a CDS encoding FKBP-type peptidyl-prolyl cis-trans isomerase codes for MSIVYRLSFVLAVLFLIHPANGAEALKTVDITLGSGTTAERGSDVTVHYTGWLLDGTKFDSSLDRDKPFTFTIGEGNVIPGWELGVRGMKVGGKRELIIPPYLGYGKRGAGGVIPGNATLKFEVELLDVKLPKYTNLDNAALMGLLTKGTKIVDIRRPEEWKKTGVVAGSTLLTFFNSKGKVNPNFMDKFSALAGPKDDIILICRTGSRTQAISKFLSERMGYEKINNVTDGITRWIKEGLPVTKATMPEDCWLCKG; via the coding sequence GTGTCCATTGTCTACCGCCTGTCTTTTGTCCTTGCCGTATTGTTTCTGATCCACCCGGCCAACGGGGCGGAAGCGCTGAAAACCGTAGATATCACCCTGGGCAGCGGCACGACCGCCGAGCGGGGCAGTGATGTGACCGTGCATTACACCGGCTGGCTGCTTGATGGGACCAAGTTCGATTCCAGCCTCGATCGCGACAAACCTTTTACCTTCACCATCGGTGAGGGCAATGTCATTCCCGGCTGGGAGCTGGGCGTGCGCGGCATGAAAGTGGGTGGCAAGCGGGAGCTGATCATCCCGCCCTATCTGGGTTATGGCAAGCGCGGCGCGGGCGGGGTCATCCCCGGCAACGCGACCTTGAAGTTCGAAGTTGAACTGCTGGATGTCAAACTGCCCAAGTATACCAACCTGGACAATGCGGCGCTGATGGGCCTACTGACCAAGGGAACAAAGATAGTTGATATCCGTCGTCCCGAGGAATGGAAGAAAACCGGCGTTGTCGCGGGCAGCACCTTGCTGACGTTCTTCAACAGCAAGGGCAAGGTCAATCCGAATTTCATGGATAAATTCAGTGCGTTGGCGGGCCCAAAGGATGACATCATCCTGATCTGCCGCACCGGCAGCCGGACCCAGGCAATTTCCAAGTTCCTCAGCGAGCGGATGGGCTACGAAAAGATCAACAATGTCACCGACGGCATCACCCGCTGGATCAAAGAAGGCCTGCCGGTGACCAAGGCGACCATGCCCGAGGATTGCTGGCTCTGCAAAGGCTGA
- a CDS encoding ATP-binding protein gives MEKIRDLVAEHREWVADKVMAHARDLDFADLLASLRVGNEDWSCRIADPMLDVLSSDEPLVVLSAKDDLHLNRPAAFGMAQARAHRLRGGELRPFLGLVKICRRSYLEMIEEKAALEPLDEGAAVNFFNLFFDNLELGIVGEWTMPDAEDVSEEMRTESQRLLHEKNYFTTIFESLSLPVLLIGDTGGIANMNRSAHELFVGPAVPGAVYYGEGDMPYLSEDLLQFIREMEEEGAYERVLRTRNGIRQFEISVLFLLDVTGRFKSSMLVFVDITERMEATEDLIRNKDRLADLVAMRTAETSSANAKLHEAIAERKAVEESLQKTIDQLTKSNTELERFANFASHDLKESARLVASYSELLGRRLGQDLDDQAREFLDFLTESGKRMSQQVEDLLAYSRTQARVHPFGEADATRIVDAALANMETYIRETDATVEIGEMPHVWCDEFQIQEVLQHLIGNAIKFRAPERRPEVKISCETTKEEATFRIQDNGIGIDPQYFEQIFVIFKRLHTKDTYPGSGIGLAMCKRIIERHGGQIWMESVPGEGSVFQFKLPITGYGVGRLAGPIGRR, from the coding sequence ATGGAGAAAATTCGCGATCTCGTCGCCGAGCACAGAGAATGGGTGGCCGATAAGGTCATGGCCCACGCGCGTGATTTGGATTTCGCGGATCTACTGGCGAGCCTGCGCGTTGGCAATGAGGATTGGTCCTGTCGAATTGCCGATCCCATGTTGGATGTTCTGTCGAGCGATGAGCCGCTTGTCGTCTTATCAGCCAAGGATGACCTCCATTTAAACCGGCCCGCGGCGTTTGGCATGGCGCAGGCGCGCGCACACCGACTGCGTGGCGGTGAGTTGCGTCCATTTCTCGGCCTCGTTAAAATCTGCCGAAGAAGCTACCTGGAAATGATCGAGGAAAAAGCAGCGCTTGAGCCCTTGGACGAGGGAGCCGCCGTCAACTTCTTCAACTTGTTTTTCGACAATCTTGAATTGGGCATCGTCGGTGAATGGACGATGCCGGATGCGGAAGACGTGTCGGAAGAGATGCGGACCGAGAGCCAGCGTCTGCTGCATGAGAAAAACTATTTTACGACTATCTTCGAAAGCCTTTCCCTGCCGGTGCTATTGATCGGTGATACGGGTGGCATCGCCAATATGAACCGGTCGGCTCACGAGCTTTTCGTCGGGCCCGCCGTGCCGGGGGCCGTCTACTATGGCGAAGGGGATATGCCCTATCTGTCCGAGGATCTGTTGCAGTTCATTCGAGAAATGGAGGAGGAGGGGGCCTACGAACGGGTATTGCGGACCCGGAACGGGATCCGCCAGTTCGAGATTTCTGTGCTGTTTCTACTGGATGTGACCGGACGTTTTAAAAGCTCAATGCTGGTATTCGTCGATATCACGGAACGCATGGAAGCCACCGAAGACCTGATACGCAACAAGGATCGTCTGGCCGATCTGGTGGCCATGCGCACCGCTGAAACCTCGTCGGCCAATGCCAAGCTGCATGAAGCCATCGCCGAGAGAAAGGCGGTGGAGGAAAGTCTGCAAAAGACCATTGATCAATTGACGAAATCCAATACCGAGTTGGAGCGATTTGCCAATTTTGCTTCTCATGATCTAAAGGAATCAGCGCGTTTGGTTGCCAGTTACTCGGAGTTGCTGGGGCGGCGATTGGGCCAGGACCTTGATGATCAGGCTCGGGAATTCCTTGATTTCCTCACTGAAAGCGGCAAGCGGATGAGCCAGCAGGTGGAAGACCTGCTCGCCTACTCTCGGACTCAGGCCCGTGTTCATCCGTTCGGTGAAGCGGATGCAACACGCATTGTCGATGCAGCCCTGGCCAATATGGAAACCTATATTCGAGAAACCGATGCGACGGTTGAGATCGGGGAGATGCCACATGTATGGTGTGATGAGTTCCAGATCCAGGAGGTGCTGCAACACTTGATCGGCAATGCCATCAAGTTCCGCGCGCCCGAGCGTCGCCCCGAGGTCAAGATTAGCTGTGAAACTACGAAGGAAGAGGCGACCTTCCGAATACAGGACAACGGGATCGGAATTGATCCGCAGTATTTCGAGCAGATTTTTGTTATCTTCAAGCGGCTACATACCAAGGACACGTATCCCGGAAGCGGTATTGGGTTGGCCATGTGTAAAAGGATTATTGAGCGCCATGGTGGGCAAATCTGGATGGAATCCGTGCCGGGTGAAGGCTCGGTATTTCAGTTCAAGTTGCCTATAACTGGATATGGCGTGGGTCGATTGGCAGGTCCGATCGGTCGGCGCTAG
- a CDS encoding IS110 family transposase: protein MEYFVGMDVSMASISICEIDAKGTVIREGKVSSTPEAVATWLEESGRGFARIGLEAGPLAPWLYAGLSSRGLPVICIETRQMKAFASASPVKTDRRDARLISQAMRTGLYRATHVKTARSQELRMVLTHRETLVHQVRQLSNTVRGTLKAFGLKVGMARGRLFAARVRELTADNPHLSAAAEPLLLARQALLEQLDKLDRQVHAAARDDSVCRRLMTVPGVGPVTALAFRTGLDVPERFQKSVMVGAHFGLVPRRYASGEQDRSGPISKCGDAMVRWLLFEAANALLTRTRRWSWLKHWGLAVAKRRGMKRAKVAVARRLAVIMHRMWIDGTDFQYRKEETAI, encoded by the coding sequence ATGGAGTATTTTGTTGGAATGGACGTATCGATGGCAAGCATTTCGATCTGTGAGATTGATGCAAAGGGAACCGTCATTCGCGAAGGCAAGGTGTCAAGCACACCCGAGGCGGTCGCCACTTGGCTCGAGGAAAGCGGGCGTGGCTTTGCGCGAATTGGGTTGGAAGCTGGCCCTCTGGCGCCTTGGCTGTACGCAGGACTGTCCAGTCGGGGCCTCCCTGTGATTTGTATCGAGACCCGGCAAATGAAGGCCTTTGCCAGCGCCAGCCCAGTCAAGACGGACCGTCGCGACGCCCGCTTGATCAGCCAGGCGATGCGGACCGGTTTGTACCGCGCGACCCACGTCAAGACCGCGCGCAGTCAGGAGCTCCGGATGGTGCTGACCCATCGGGAGACCCTGGTTCATCAGGTCCGTCAGTTGTCCAATACGGTACGAGGAACATTGAAAGCTTTCGGCCTCAAGGTCGGTATGGCGCGCGGACGCCTTTTCGCGGCGCGGGTTCGGGAATTGACGGCTGATAACCCGCACCTCAGCGCAGCCGCCGAGCCGCTCTTGCTTGCGCGCCAAGCCTTGCTCGAACAACTCGACAAGCTCGACCGGCAGGTTCATGCCGCTGCGCGCGATGATAGCGTTTGCCGGCGCCTGATGACCGTTCCCGGCGTCGGCCCAGTTACCGCCCTCGCTTTCAGGACAGGACTCGACGTGCCGGAACGGTTTCAAAAGTCGGTCATGGTCGGCGCCCACTTCGGGCTTGTCCCACGCAGATACGCCTCGGGAGAGCAGGACCGAAGCGGCCCCATCAGCAAGTGCGGAGATGCCATGGTTCGTTGGCTTTTGTTCGAGGCCGCCAATGCACTTCTCACTCGAACCCGCCGTTGGTCCTGGCTCAAACACTGGGGGCTCGCGGTCGCCAAAAGGCGCGGGATGAAACGCGCCAAGGTAGCCGTTGCCCGGCGTCTCGCCGTAATCATGCATCGCATGTGGATCGACGGCACGGACTTCCAGTACCGCAAGGAGGAGACCGCCATCTAA
- a CDS encoding adenine phosphoribosyltransferase, whose translation MDLKEYIRGVPDFPKPGILFYDISTLLAHPDAWQVAMGRMAKIVSFWQPDILAGIESRGFLTAAPLALKLGCGFVMLRKKGKLPGSTTSYSYDLEYGSDTIEVVDDLIAPNQRVVIVDDLMATGGTMEASVELINRVGGKPVGAACMIELNGLKGRDKLNIPFEALMSYDD comes from the coding sequence ATGGACTTGAAGGAATATATCCGAGGCGTGCCCGACTTCCCCAAGCCGGGTATTTTATTTTACGATATCTCCACGCTCCTTGCGCACCCCGATGCCTGGCAGGTCGCCATGGGGCGCATGGCCAAGATCGTCTCGTTCTGGCAGCCTGATATCTTGGCGGGCATCGAATCCCGCGGTTTTTTGACCGCTGCCCCGCTGGCTCTGAAGCTCGGTTGCGGATTCGTGATGCTGCGCAAAAAAGGCAAGCTGCCCGGATCCACCACCTCTTATTCCTATGACCTGGAATATGGGTCCGACACCATCGAGGTCGTGGATGATCTCATCGCCCCAAATCAGCGGGTGGTGATTGTCGATGATCTGATGGCCACGGGCGGGACCATGGAGGCCTCGGTGGAACTGATCAATCGGGTCGGCGGCAAGCCTGTCGGAGCCGCCTGCATGATCGAGCTGAACGGCTTGAAAGGCCGCGACAAGCTCAACATTCCCTTCGAAGCTTTGATGTCCTACGACGACTGA